Proteins encoded together in one Pseudomonas sp. Seg1 window:
- a CDS encoding tryptophan synthase subunit beta, producing MFYVQRDAQGQLIRVEAAAYAEATETLPADHHEIQAWYANEAVENSLKQLKQSDFEMIRVLDDLIQVLTQKGVIRVTDLPPAAQAKLMDRTQAREALGGLSQLIDDEETGLI from the coding sequence ATGTTTTACGTGCAACGCGATGCGCAAGGCCAGTTGATTCGCGTGGAAGCTGCGGCGTACGCCGAGGCCACGGAAACGCTGCCGGCCGACCACCACGAAATCCAGGCGTGGTACGCCAACGAAGCCGTGGAAAACAGCCTCAAACAGCTCAAGCAGAGCGACTTTGAAATGATTCGGGTACTCGACGACCTGATTCAGGTGCTGACCCAGAAAGGCGTGATCCGCGTCACCGACCTGCCGCCGGCAGCGCAGGCCAAGCTGATGGACCGTACCCAGGCACGGGAAGCGTTGGGCGGGTTGAGTCAGTTGATTGATGATGAAGAGACCGGGTTGATCTGA